The Plectropomus leopardus isolate mb unplaced genomic scaffold, YSFRI_Pleo_2.0 unplaced_scaffold24414, whole genome shotgun sequence genome includes a window with the following:
- the commd9 gene encoding COMM domain-containing protein 9 produces VHVCVCVVSLPQLKELDWRVDMVTGSESLSRMSVPTCLVQLKMEDSCPAAGGESVSAVTVELSRESLDTILDGLGRIRDQLSVVAGK; encoded by the exons gtgcatgtgtgtgtttgtgtagtctCTCTCCCTCAGCTGAAGGAGTTGGACTGGAGGGTGGACATGGTGACCGGCTCAGAGTCTCTCAGCCGGATGTCCGTCCCCACCTGCCTGGTTCAGCTGAAG ATGGAGGACTCGTGTCCGGCGGCAGGCGGGGAGTCGGTTTCCGCGGTGACGGTGGAGCTGAGCCGGGAGTCTCTGGACACCATACTGGACGGACTGGGACGCATCAGAGACCAGCTGTCTGTGGTCGCTGGGAAATAA